One Saccharomyces eubayanus strain FM1318 chromosome XVI, whole genome shotgun sequence DNA segment encodes these proteins:
- the SEN54 gene encoding tRNA splicing endonuclease subunit SEN54: MQLSEKKNGQQGTIDPELDDEEEEEEEIYQDWSQVASLVNKNAALSLPRRGEXDYEPDGTDLQEVLLYRARKAMFDTISDSIRGTTVKSQVKGYYVPHRHQAVLPKPKGSFMQTMGRADNSGELWLEFHEFVYLAERGTILPYYKLQSGSKHESSDYDVEIMLSMEDLYSLFSTQHEMDEYFVFAHLKRLGFIPKQCRQDMGVTTSYYPPSTRQNNLHIISSRFFSLFKIQKISLFSGFFYRKWNFFFLKYRTSPQLYQGLNRLIRSVTVPKTRDELWYSRFRRQQERGKIEVPLTFNVWKPCANFKKKNPGLPDFQIIVYNKNDKSQHFPTCKELRSIFASLDYKFEFLNEVKDDLDWDANSYVEGISRSQYNTKTASKSRNEKNTLPSKSLTKFDSQKETAKPNSKKKSKTYPPHIQQKRRLKAGYRSFILAIMDNGLISFVKMSEADFGSENVWYTPSSQSKPERKVNGGKAIKKATLNKT; encoded by the coding sequence aagaagaggaagaagaagaaatatatcAAGACTGGTCACAAGTCGCATCGCTGGTGAATAAAAATGCTGCACTTTCACTCCCAAGGAGGGGCGAAARGGACTACGAACCAGATGGTACTGACCTACAAGAAGTGCTTTTATATAGGGCAAGGAAGGCAATGTTTGATACCATATCTGACTCGATAAGAGGCACCACTGTAAAATCCCAAGTTAAAGGGTATTACGTACCACACAGGCACCAAGCAGTTCTGCCCAAACCCAAAGGTAGTTTCATGCAAACAATGGGAAGGGCTGATAATTCAGGCGAATTGTGGCTTGAGTTTCACgaatttgtttatttggCAGAGAGGGGTACCATCCTTCCTTACTATAAGTTGCAGAGTGGCTCTAAACATGAAAGTTCTGATTACGACGTCGAAATAATGCTTAGTATGGAAGACTTATATTCGCTATTTTCAACACAGCACGAGATGGACGAATATTTCGTTTTTGCTCATCTAAAAAGACTCGGTTTTATACCAAAACAGTGCCGTCAAGATATGGGCGTCACAACTTCCTATTATCCACCATCGACACGACAAAACAATTTACATATAATAAGTTCGAGATTCTTTTCACTGTTTAAAATACAGAAAATATCGCTCTTCAGCGGGTTCTTTTATCGTAaatggaatttttttttcctgaaGTATAGAACATCGCCACAACTATATCAAGGACTAAATAGACTTATCCGTTCCGTGACTGTGCCAAAAACTAGAGATGAGTTGTGGTACTCAAGATTCAGAagacaacaagaaagaggGAAAATAGAGGTCCCACTGACTTTCAATGTATGGAAACCGTGTGCTAAttttaagaagaaaaatcctGGCCTGCCCGATTTCCAAATAATCGTTTACAATAAGAATGATAAATCTCAGCATTTCCCTACTTGTAAAGAGCTACGATCTATATTTGCTTCTCTTGACTATAAGttcgaatttttgaatgaagtCAAGGACGATCTCGATTGGGATGCAAACTCTTATGTCGAAGGGATATCACGAAGCCAATATAACACCAAGACGGCGTCAAAATCTCGAAATGAGAAGAATACCTTGCcttcaaaatctttaaCAAAATTTGATTCTCAGAAAGAGACAGCTAAGCCCaattccaaaaagaaatcgaaGACATACCCACCCCATATACAGCAAAAACGTAGGCTTAAGGCGGGGTACCGGAGTTTCATTCTTGCGATTATGGATAACGGTTTGATCAGTTTTGTCAAAATGTCCGAAGCTGATTTTGGATCTGAAAATGTATGGTATACACCTAGCTCTCAAAGTAAACCAGAACGAAAAGTAAATGGTGGAAAGGCGATCAAAAAAGCAACTTTGAACAAAACGTAG
- the BRO1 gene encoding Bro1p, translating to MKPYLVELKLKDTEKLDWKNGLSSYLKKSYGSSQWKTFYDEKATSDLDHLRNNANGELAPDSLSEQNLKYYSFLEQLYLRLGSKGSRLKLDFTWYDAEYSSAQKGLKYSQHTLAFEKSCTLFNIAVIFTQIAREKINDDYKISIANLTKAYSCFEFLSENFLNSPSVDLQSENTRFLANLCHAEAQELFLLKLLNGQLSPKQYTLISKLARTTCNLYQKCHDFTKDTGSELLTYGEPKWKTIVTCKLHFYKSLSAYYHGLHLEDENCIGEAIAFLNISVQELISSLPFKTWLLEFFDFDGFKETLEKKLKELIKDNDYIYHESVPPVVQIDSIKSLDAIKPLSWEKVLEPYMEEVGDKCDALYKGIIPLDVYEKESIYSEEKATLLRKEVEETETANLEYSSFIEFTNLPRLLSDLQKQFNAGNIVSNTDTQVQLMRDQIQAWCKFVQTNEFRNIEEQMNKIVLKRKQILDILPALPTDQKENVTKLKSSLIAASNSDEKLFACVKPHIAELNLLNDSGKVWRKFEEFNNNIPAQPSLLDIDDTKNDKILDLLKQVKGYAEDLRTLKEERSRNLSELRDEINNDDITKLLILNKGKSDVELKKVFETELEKFEPLSTRIEATIYKQSCIIDEIKAKLDEIFHISNFKDKSSKEEEFSNDRKVFFDSLQDAVKAFGVFASDLPKGVEFYDSLLNMSRDLVERVRTAKQHETLTTNSPAPPLPPLDFRAPVVGDRPLLPQNSAASQSQPQQGFNLEARFRNLKVSSSNDLLQGPNIPPRTYESSPYAAIPNTTGPPIPPKQSQEDLYDVRRRRAVENEERELQENPTSFYNRPSVFDENMYSKYSS from the coding sequence ATGAAACCTTACTTAGTTGAATTAAAGCTAAAAGACACTGAGAAGCTGGACTGGAAAAACGGTCTATCCTCATATCTCAAAAAATCGTACGGCTCTTCACAATGGAAAACATTTTATGATGAGAAGGCTACATCCGATCTCGACCACTTAAGGAATAATGCGAATGGAGAGCTAGCACCTGATTCATTATCTGAACAAAATTTAAAATACTACTCTTTTTTGGAACAGCTTTACCTTCGTCTGGGTAGTAAAGGATCGAGGTTAAAATTAGATTTTACCTGGTATGATGCAGAATACTCGTCAGCACAAAAGGGGCTCAAATACTCCCAACATACTTTAgcgtttgaaaaatccTGTACTTTGTTCAATATTGCTGTAATATTTACGCAAATAGCTAgggaaaaaatcaatgatgATTACAAAATCTCGATTGCAAATTTGACGAAAGCTTATTCCTGTTTTGAGTTCTTATCAGAGAACTTTTTGAACTCACCGTCCGTTGATCTGCAGTCTGAAAACACGAGGTTTTTGGCCAATCTTTGTCACGCAGAAGCTCAAGAGCTATTCCTTCTAAAACTATTGAATGGTCAACTATCACCCAAGCAATACACGTTAATCAGCAAACTTGCCAGGACCACCTGTAACCTCTATCAAAAATGTCACGATTTTACTAAGGACACAGGAAGCGAATTGCTCACATATGGTGAACCCAAATGGAAGACCATTGTTACTTGTAAACTACACTTCTACAAATCGCTGAGCGCATATTACCATGGTTTGCActtagaagatgaaaactGTATTGGTGAAGCAATTGCTTTCCTCAATATCTCTGTGCAAGAACTGATTTCGTCTCTTCCTTTTAAAACATGGCTGttggaatttttcgatttcGATGGATTTAAAGAGACTTTAGAAAAGAAGCTAAAGGAACTGATCAAGGATAACGATTATATTTACCATGAAAGTGTTCCACCAGTCGTACAAATTGATTCTATAAAATCACTCGATGCGATCAAACCTCTATCATGGGAGAAAGTATTAGAGCCATATATGGAAGAAGTTGGGGATAAGTGTGATGCGTTGTACAAAGGTATTATTCCTTTGGATGTttatgaaaaggaaagtaTTTACTCCGAAGAAAAGGCCACACTACTAAGAAAGGAGgttgaagaaactgaaacAGCAAATTTGGAGTACTCTTCCTTTATTGAATTCACCAACTTGCCTAGGCTCTTGAGCGATTTACAGAAACAATTCAACGCTGGAAACATTGTGTCAAATACGGATACTCAAGTACAACTAATGAGAGACCAAATTCAGGCATGGTGCAAATTTGTTCAAACAAACGAATTTAGGAATATAGAAGAACAAATGAACAAGATTGTCTTGAAGAGAAAGCAAATCTTAGATATTCTACCGGCTTTACCTACTGACCAGAAGGAAAATGTtacaaaattgaaatcttctCTAATAGCGGCCTCAAATtcagatgaaaaattatttgcTTGCGTGAAGCCTCATATTGCGGAATTAAATTTATTGAATGACAGCGGAAAGGTATGGAGAAAGTTTGAAGAGTTCAATAACAATATTCCTGCACAACCTAGCCTGTTAGATATCGATGATACCAAAAATGATAAGATTTTGGACTTATTGAAACAGGTAAAGGGTTATGCAGAAGACTTGAGGACATTAAAGGAGGAACGTTCCAGAAATTTGTCTGAACTTAGGGACGAAATTAACAATGATGATATAACAAAACTATTGATACTTAACAAGGGAAAATCCGACGTTGAGCTCAAAAAAGTATTTGAAACGGAACTGGAGAAGTTTGAGCCTTTGAGTACGAGAATAGAAGCAACAATTTATAAACAGTCTTGTATAATCGATGAAATCAAAGCTAAGCTGGACGAAATTTTCCATATCTCAAACTTTAAGGACAAGTCCtctaaagaagaagagtttTCAAACGATCGTaaggttttctttgatagTTTACAAGACGCAGTTAAAGCTTTTGGTGTTTTTGCGTCTGATTTGCCAAAAGGAGTGGAGTTTTATGATTCGCTACTCAATATGAGTAGAGACTTGGTTGAAAGAGTAAGAACAGCCAAACAGCATGAGACCCTTACGACAAACTCTCCTGCACCTCCTCTCCCTCCGCTTGACTTCAGGGCACCTGTTGTAGGAGATCGTCCATTATTGCCCCAAAATAGCGCAGCGTCTCAATCTCAACCTCAACAAGGCTTCAATTTAGAAGCACGTTTTCGAAATCTCAAAGTAAGTTCCAGCAATGACTTACTCCAAGGACCTAATATTCCACCAAGAACCTATGAATCTTCACCATATGCAGCAATTCCTAACACGACAGGTCCACCAATACCACCAAAACAATCGCAAGAAGATCTCTACGACGTAAGGAGGCGTAGAGCggttgaaaatgaagaacgTGAGTTGCAAGAAAATCCAACATCTTTTTACAACAGGCCTTCTGTTTTTGACGAAAATATGTACTCTAAATACAGCAGCTAA